A region of Toxorhynchites rutilus septentrionalis strain SRP chromosome 1, ASM2978413v1, whole genome shotgun sequence DNA encodes the following proteins:
- the LOC129763206 gene encoding putative mediator of RNA polymerase II transcription subunit 26 isoform X2, whose protein sequence is MPDAYTESKRIDPPTFTTMDSKKLQQLQQANSHLAPIPQTKPPAFQQQNNDYRPTRSPVFQNHPQYQSFASNFAQINYPHQIRPQQPQQQQQQQQHLSAHSSPKSNSNSLYLSEYSSSSHVGPAQHHHTIGSHYHFDQIYQTSSPSSGSGERERLYQTAPRPTQHTHATQQQQQQQQQQQQQQQQHQQPLTKLELQFQQLQREKIQAQIKTATEALAHQQQTFALRQQLNPPVPNYHLKQNLLQNLSQQHQQQIQHHQQQQQQQQHLNRNAPPSSLNLTSHFQPAQGPMKMTNQNVHDYGATATNQHSINETLYQAAQQQQKHNHTKPPNNLQSPAPSQIIIQQNNPGQVVNQACQTQISGVKNQTQNQKSPNSDSLSSPYHDGLERRKSGPVHTLKSPVTKRPQNAPITMSGWLYKQGSDGLKVWRRRWFVLSEYILYYYKSQEEEKLLGTVLLPSYKISACFPEDKVYRKFAFKCEHTNMRTFVFAAETAESMTAWVRLLTLATMMQGSSESENSPPSNNARSGDNSDSGIQTYQSQVCKSGTVQAPVTPASDNGGGSQPLYANAPPKPRRANDGGYSSPSPEHIPERYDQEQPHLRPTETIYGVKTPEMMNNPNLLQAQSPLIKRGLNDQLVYDPTMHPNPQQGGPSYNDSIYGNAKRIERDLYIQKLIQQQQLQQQQLQQQQLQQLHQHKQQQQQQQLAMTQTPQHQQPQQQPRVLSTNPFAMYPNTDRRTPDTYGPPRATLEKHMSDYEDIYNLTVLSKSLPPTQKISSAGGCEDVAGSAAYRRPMSPLRNEGGQNSAMPMRYTPNYLEVSSSPAQQQHVQMRARPVQSTIPRPHSADFLDYEARNPTKTKLKEEPARAPRPKSSLDINRTPDNYYYSEASYAEKMRMQSASYLQRTNPGGISGKMRGDETQGNNSSTVPRDAYYSGRMDYGDEVHQGSASVPRTQRMTVSQLKKHPSQQEQFLRSASARLPRKEDDPSVRDGERKREESMKRLLEWKQRMLQSPLTRKISQQQQQQQFGMASPGSTGNPFLAKPSHIGVDANMYMEQDKQPPNQQQPQRSESKSNLEYNSYSSDDEDGTEITPAGRSSQENVSAFASAELESGETVPAAEVSDLAPKELLGENDTVDNSSHSSFPVLPDDDSNIYENNSIAVMSPNKNVEPLANSTFKERMLPLEPDSKYVPVYDHNAILKAPSAQSPEKINDKSEAMTNLPDRRITLADDDDNDPDNEEASFEYTDEDLDEALQADTSEEVEKSRREEDMQLLDVSSDNQSFYMPMAPKKPILNSDASDLKLTAMDILNSIQKGTTAVSGYQDENTYIEMTNGLSGKCVFGDDLRSTYEMIMVQSSSPPKVDQEPLYMELSQLRSNSLEKKEKQPDGMESATSTLKKKHSERSTLTKKHSKRNDLPDILKSNSSYLKNDDSSDGDDEPVKDAEKIKIKAARSRFSLSDTFRPASYYLGASTGTPMGDCMDSSDSEIVSPPPIPTTALPLDEHNSDEIFLSENFDTVKRRGDNNNKGSKPNSRCSMLSASDHRQPSQTSLSGSIDNKSQSGKNHYDSNRSSLQSNLYLGSCYNMERYDNGSNTSSDYDLYKRMKADTSGDDVSRRTSTSLSETESIELRRSSSKMDLHNRLKRRPISEDSLNEIRALGSFAIDETISNASFDQYLGNLENVYVNSEKDSSSCRMSWINDSLTNLPALDEYKNGHDNNIYYENVEIQSRCKSTTGNRTDDDSKAFYDSLEDVASSHEKITLSPLKERNLSIHDARCESEDLMAAGRSNLNIEIVDSVTTMSSMDLDQRSSCTVFDLTQTTTPAHSRGNSNLSDSAPYYYSDLQSRDSSLSDISKLTDMSRIKYPLKLNNQRDVGVKKTGISHIHNPISHVKAANILTAAEKDHEIDQRNIYESDRMIDKNVNKMLEVSLSSGGKNYYANKMTNNRPPSQLEETARISGEVSSSTSILASILKSSNSASSNQVLAALSNQSASSKSSLNIATDMSASGDQLWEEDNLWRDNLRRASHMHAKSMESLDHLGAASSSIQSKISTLNRKHLQRQMGKAITRDVTYVNDELLTKTQLSKKQKHPNDDNDVYVELANTVKVTDSATSDAHSDVYEVLRDETKYDIDRENIRQWDLMSSGLVNSANKCLESSEERDLYRNQSNKEKSTSRESTLKKRRKSSLGMDGSFQSVKGIVTSAPKPGTLICPTGSIEAASSTNIVDSNEYTPSPGSSHVFATSSDAHVHKKHSNTTH, encoded by the exons GATCGATCCACCCACGTTCACCACAATGGACAGCAAGAAGCTTCAGCAGCTGCAGCAGGCCAACTCACATCTAGCACCAATTCCGCAAACGAAGCCTCCAGCATTTCAGCAGCAAAACAACGACTATCGACCTACACGGTCGCCAGTGTTTCAAAATCATCCACAGTATCAAAGCTTTGCATCAAATTTTGCGCAGATCAACTATCCGCATCAAATACGACCTCAAcagccgcagcagcagcagcagcaacagcagcatctAAGCGCACACAGTAGCCCTAAATCGAATAGCAACAGTTTGTACCTTAGCGAATACTCTAGTTCGAGCCATGTCGGACCAGCGCAACATCATCACACAATCGGAAGTCATTACCATTTTGATCAAATCTACCAAACGAGTTCGCCCTCGAGTGGTAGCGGCGAGAGGGAGCGGCTATACCAAACGGCCCCCAGACCGACACAGCATACACACGCaactcaacagcagcagcagcaacagcagcagcagcagcagcaacagcagcagcatcagcagccgCTCACCAAGTTGGAATTGCAATTCCAACAATTACAGCGGGAAAAAATCCAAGCACAAATTAAAACAGCTACCGAAGCCCTGGCACACCAACAGCAAACATTTGCCCTTCGACAGCAGCTCAATCCACCTGTTCCGAATTATCATCTGAAGCAAAATTTACTTCAAAATCTTTCCCAGCAACATCAGCAGCAAATACAAcaccatcaacagcagcagcaacaacaacagcatcTGAATCGGAATGCGCCACCTTCGAGCCTAAATCTTACCAGCCATTTTCAACCGGCGCAAGGTCCAATGAAAATGACCAACCAAAACGTTCACGATTACGGTGCAACCGCCACAAATCAGCATTCCATCAATGAAACCCTCTACCAAGCCgctcagcagcagcagaagcacAATCATACCAAACCCCCAAACAATCTCCAATCGCCTGCCCCTAGCCAAATCATCATCCAGCAAAACAACCCGGGTCAGGTGGTCAACCAAGCATGCCAGACGCAAATTAGTGGAGTAAAAAATCAAACTCAGAACCAAAAATCTCCCAATTCGGACTCGCTCTCGTCACCATATCACGACGGATTGGAACGACGGAAAAGTGGTCCTGTGCACACCCTGAAATCACCCGTCACAAAACGACCCCAGAACGCACCCATCACGATGTCCGGCTGGTTGTACAAACAGGGCTCCGATGGGCTGAAGGTGTGGCGCAGACGGTGGTTTGTCCTGTCTGAATACATTCTCTATTACTACAAAAGTCAGGAAGAGGAGAAACTGCTGGGAACGGTCCTACTGCCATCGTACAAAATTTCAGCCTGTTTCCCGGAGGATAAAGTGTACCGCAAGTTTGCCTTCAAATGTGAACACACCAACATGCGTACCTTTGTCTTCGCTGCCGAGACGGCCGAGTCGATGACCGCTTGGGTGCGATTGTTGACGCTGGCCACTATGATGCAAGGGAGCAGCGAATCGGAAAACAGTCCTCCATCGAACAATGCACGGAGCGGGGACAACAGCGATTCCGGCATACAAACCTACCAATCGCAGGTATGCAAGTCCGGTACGGTTCAAGCTCCGGTGACGCCAGCTTCCGACAATGGCGGAGGATCACAACCGCTGTATGCAAATGCTCCACCAAAGCCGAGGAGAGCGAATGACGGTGGTTATTCGTCGCCTAGTCCTGAACACATACCGGAGAGATATGACCAGGAACAGCCACATTTGAGACCAACCGAAACTATCTATGGGGTGAAAACTCCCGAGATGATGAACAATCCGAATCTTCTGCAGGCACAATCACCTCTCATCAAACGAGGACTTAACGATCAACTAGTGTATGATCCCACAATGCATCCCAATCCCCAACAGGGAGGTCCTAGTTATAACGATTCGATATACGGTAACGCCAAGCGTATAGAGCGAGATTTGTACATACAGAAATTAATCCAGCAGCAGCaactacaacaacaacaactccaGCAACAGCAATTGCAGCAACTTCACCAGCataagcaacaacaacaacaacagcaactgGCAATGACGCAAACGCCCCAACACCAACAGCCGCAGCAACAGCCCCGTGTTTTGTCCACCAACCCATTCGCAATGTATCCGAATACCGACCGACGGACTCCGGATACGTACGGTCCACCGCGGGCCACCCTGGAGAAACATATGTCCGATTATGAGGATATCTACAACCTGACTGTGCTTTCGAAATCCCTGCCGCCAACGCAGAAGATCAGCAGCGCCGGTGGATGTGAGGATGTGGCAGGTTCTGCGGCCTATCGTCGGCCGATGAGTCCACTGCGTAACGAAGGCGGCCAAAACTCGGCGATGCCGATGCGCTACACGCCCAACTATCTGGAAGTAAGT AGTTCGCCCGCACAGCAACAGCACGTGCAAATGCGTGCCCGACCCGTGCAGTCGACCATTCCGCGACCCCATTCGGCCGACTTTCTCGACTACGAAGCCCGCAACCCTACCAAAACAAAGCTCAAGGAAGAGCCGGCTCGGGCGCCGCGACCCAAATCAAGCCTGGACATCAATCGTACCCCGGACAATTACTACTACTCGGAAGCGAGCTACGCTGAGAAAATGCGAATGCAGAGTGCGTCCTATCTTCAGCGTACCAATCCCGGTGGGATATCTGGAAAGATGAGAGGTGATGAGACACAAG GAAACAACTCCAGCACAGTCCCCCGGGATGCGTACTACTCTGGTCGGATGGATTACGGAGACGAGGTGCATCAAGGATCGGCTAGTGTTCCCCGTACCCAACGGATGACCGTGAGTCAGCTGAAGAAACATCCCTCCCAGCAGGAACAATTTCTACGCTCGGCAAGCGCTCGACTCCCTCGCAAAGAGGACGATCCTTCGGTAAGGGATGGCGAGAGGAAGCGTGAAGAATCGATGAAGCGACTGCTGGAATGGAAGCAACGAATGTTGCAGTCTCCGCTAACTCGCAAAATAtctcagcaacaacaacaacagcagtttGGAATGGCCTCGCCTGGTTCGACCGGGAACCCTTTCCTAGCGAAACCTAGCCATATAGGAGTAGACGCCAACATGTACATGGAGCAGGATAAGCAACCGCCGAACCAACAGCAACCACAGCGATCTGAGAGCAAATCTAATCTAGAGTACAATAGCTATTCGTCTGATGATGAAG ATGGAACAGAAATTACGCCGGCAGGAAGGTCATCCCAAGAAAATGTTTCCGCTTTCGCGAGTGCAGAACTAGAAAGTGGTGAAACTGTACCCGCGGCTGAGGTGTCCGATTTAGCCCCTAAAGAACTCCTCGGCGAGAACGACACGGTCGATAACTCCTCGCACTCGTCGTTTCCGGTACTTCCGGACGATGACTCAAATATCTACGAGAACAATTCGATCGCGGTAATGTCTCCCAACAAGAATGTCGAACCTTTGGCGAACAGTACTTTTAAGGAGCGCATGCTTCCACTCGAACCAGACTCGAAGTACGTTCCGGTTTATGACCACAACGCAATACTGAAGGCACCCTCCGCCCAAAGTCCGGAAAAAATCAATGACAAGAGTGAAGCAATGACAAATCTACCGGACCGACGAATTACTCTGGCCGACGACGATGACAATGACCCTGACAACGAGGAAGCGTCTTTTGAGTATACCGACGAGGACTTGGACGAAGCGCTGCAAGCGGATACCTCCGAAGAGGTTGAGAAAAGTCGACGTGAAGAAGATATGCAACTGCTTGACGTTAGCAGTGACAATCAGTCGTTTTATATGCCAATGGCTCCCAAAAAACCGATCCTGAACAGCGATGCTTCCGACCTGAAGTTGACCGCGATGGATATTTTGAACTCGATACAGAAAGGTACCACTGCGGTAAGTGGCTATCAGGACGAGAACACTTACATAGAGATGACCAACGGGTTGAGTGGGAAGTGTGTCTTTGGTGATGATTTGAGATCCACCTATGAAATGATCATGGTTCAGTCCAGCAGTCCTCCGAAGGTGGATCAAGAACCGCTGTATATGGAACTATCGCAGCTCCGTAGCAACAGTCTGGAGAAGAAAGAGAAACAGCCTGATGGGATGGAATCCGCCACAAGTACGTTGAAGAAGAAGCATTCCGAGAGAAGTACACTCACCAAAAAGCACAGCAAACGTAACGATCTTCCGGATATACTGAAATCCAATTCTAGTTATCTGAAAAATGACGATAGCTCGGATGGTGACGATGAGCCGGTGAAGGATGCGGAGAAGATCAAAATCAAAGCGGCTCGATCTAGATTCAGTCTGTCGGACACATTTCGACCGGCATCGTATTATTTAGGTGCGAGCACCGGTACACCTATGGGCGATTGCATGGACAGTTCGGACAGTGAGATAGTCTCACCGCCACCGATCCCTACCACTGCGCTACCTCTGGATGAGCACAATAGTGATGAGATATTTTTGTCGGAGAATTTTGACACGGTTAAACGACGCggcgacaacaacaacaagggTTCCAAACCAAACTCGCGCTGCTCAATGCTCAGCGCATCCGATCATCGTCAGCCAAGCCAGACTAGCCTCTCCGGATCGATCGATAACAAGTCCCAGTCGGGGAAGAATCACTACGACTCGAATCGGTCCAGTTTGCAGAGTAACCTTTATCTGGGTAGTTGCTACAATATGGAACGTTACGATAATGGGTCGAACACGTCGTCCGATTATGATTTGTACAAGAGAATGAAGGCGGATACTTCGGGGGATGATGTGAGTCGTAGGACTTCCACATCGTTATCGGAGACTGAATCGATCGAGTTGAGGCGGAGCAGCTCAAAAATGGATCTGCACAATCGATTGAAGCGGAGACCCATTTCCGAGGATTCGTTGAATGAGATTCGAGCGCTTGGAAGTTTCGCTATTGACGAGACCATCTCGAATGCTAGCTTCGATCAGTATTTGGGCAACTTGGAGAATGTGTACGTCAACTCGGAGAAGGACAGCAGCTCGTGCAGAATGAGTTGGATCAATGATAGCTTGACGAATCTTCCGGCGCTTGATGAGTACAAGAATGGTCACGATAATAATATTTATTATGAAAATGTCGAGATTCAATCGCGCTGCAAGTCGACTACGGGCAATCGGACGGACGATGATTCGAAGGCGTTCTACGATTCACTGGAAGACGTTGCGTCCTCGCATGAAAAGATCACTTTATCACCGTTGAAGGAAAGAAATCTTTCGATCCACGATGCACGGTGCGAATCCGAGGATCTGATGGCAGCCGGCAGAAGTAATCTCAACATTGAGATAGTGGATTCGGTGACAAcgatgtcatcgatggatttgGACCAGAGAAGTTCCTGCACGGTGTTTGATCTGACGCAGACCACCACTCCGGCGCACAGCAGGGGTAATAGTAATCTTTCCGATTCAGCTCCATATTATTATTCGGACTTACAGAGTCGAGATTCCTCACTGTCAGATATTAGTAAATTGACCGATATGAGCAGAATTAAGTATCCGTTGAAGCTGAACAATCAACGGGATGTTGGGGTGAAGAAAACGGGTATTTCACATATCCATAATCCAATCAGTCATGTGAAGGCGGCCAATATTCTTACGGCGGCGGAAAAGGATCATGAGATAGATCAGCGAAATATCTATGAATCGGATCGAATGATCGATAAGAATGTCAATAAAATGTTGGAGGTGTCTCTCTCGAGTGGAGGTAAAAACTATTACGCGAACAAAATGACGAACAATAGGCCGCCTAGCCAGCTCGAGGAAACGGCTCGAATTAGCGGGGAGGTTAGTTCTTCCACGTCGATTTTAGCATCGATCTTGAAGTCAAGCAATAGTGCGAGTAGCAACCAAGTGTTGGCTGCGCTGAGTAATCAAAGTGCATCGTCCAAGAGTAGTTTGAATATTGCCACCGATATGTCTGCCAGTGGCGATCAGTTATGGGAGGAAGACAACTTGTGGCGCGATAATCTCCGTAGGGCTTCTCACATGCACGCGAAGTCGATGGAAAGTTTGGATCATTTGGGGGCGGCAAGTTCGTCGATACAGTCTAAGATATcgacgttgaacagaaagcaTTTGCAGCGACAGATGGGCAAAGCAATCACACGTGACGTGACGTACGTAAATGACGAGCTCTTGACAAAGACACAACTTTCGAAGAAACAAAAACATCCAAACGATGATAATGACGTTTATGTAGAGTTAGCAAACACCGTGAAAGTGACCGACTCGGCCACATCCGACGCTCACTCGGATGTGTACGAAGTGCTTCGAGATGAGACAAAATACGACATTGACAGGGAAAACATTCGACAGTGGGATCTAATGTCTAGTGGACTGGTTAATAGTGCAAACAAATGTCTGGAATCGTCGGAGGAAAGAGACCTATATCGGAATCAATCAAACAAAGAGAAAAGTACTAGTCGGGAGAGTACGCTGAAGAAAAGGAGGAAGAGTTCTTTGGGGATGGATGGGTCATTTCAGTCCGTCAAGGGTATAGTCACTAGTGCACCTAAACCTGGCACGTTGATCTGCCCCACTGGTAGTATTGAAGCTGCTAGTTCCACCAACATCGTCGATAGCAATGAATATACGCCAAGTCCTGGGTCCAGCCATGTCTTTGCCACGTCGTCGGATGCACACGTTCACAAAAAGCACAGTAACACGACACACTAA